In Chitinophaga sp. HK235, a single window of DNA contains:
- a CDS encoding UDP-N-acetylglucosamine 2-epimerase has translation MKYTLQNPGCAGMMEAAIEKAMDLKRPLYLPIIATKPCFIKMASLIQSMTQHDLPFLLVNSNQHYDQLLTAQIDELGYKQQIGANLYSNGRDFNERIITMCQSVTDFLSVLATYTEKPDIIPVVSGDTFSAGILPQLFYFSAGARSVHVEAGLRSYGPADKDRWQDGNVLYQAGWDWTRYVNDPFPEGMDSRLASISSELLLAPVKRNMDNLLYEGYVAENIMVTGSLSSDAVELMKKYTHTEDFLDRYPFLSGKKWLRVDLHRRENLIPDRLIAVLSGIARLSGEGMNILLVKSNAMMAAIHQFGLEEQLRLTEQAGVKICELWPSYLDVISFMLSDYCLGLYTDSGGLQEEAHILRVPCLTLRYSTDRPETILDAGGNLLLPPVSEKFICHNTLNAFDNTSRWAHQDTDNIYGNKVADLIVEKLKHYTPQYNAARRMLTY, from the coding sequence ATGAAATACACATTACAAAATCCAGGCTGCGCAGGCATGATGGAGGCTGCCATTGAAAAAGCGATGGACCTGAAGCGTCCCCTGTATCTTCCCATCATTGCCACCAAACCCTGCTTCATCAAAATGGCAAGTCTGATACAGTCAATGACTCAGCATGATCTACCTTTCCTGCTGGTAAACAGTAACCAGCATTATGATCAACTGCTGACAGCCCAGATTGACGAACTTGGTTATAAACAACAGATTGGTGCTAATTTATATTCCAATGGCCGTGATTTTAATGAACGGATCATCACGATGTGCCAATCTGTAACAGACTTCCTGAGTGTACTCGCAACATATACGGAAAAGCCTGACATCATTCCGGTGGTATCAGGAGATACCTTTTCCGCGGGCATACTGCCACAATTGTTTTATTTCTCGGCGGGGGCACGGAGTGTTCATGTAGAAGCAGGGTTACGCTCCTATGGCCCGGCAGACAAAGACAGATGGCAGGATGGTAACGTTCTTTATCAGGCCGGATGGGACTGGACCCGGTATGTAAATGATCCTTTCCCGGAAGGAATGGACTCCAGGCTTGCCAGCATCAGTTCTGAATTACTGCTTGCTCCGGTGAAGAGAAATATGGACAATCTGCTGTATGAAGGATATGTTGCAGAAAATATTATGGTGACAGGATCATTGAGCAGTGATGCAGTTGAACTAATGAAAAAATATACGCATACAGAAGATTTTCTGGATCGTTATCCTTTTTTATCAGGAAAAAAATGGCTCCGGGTAGACCTGCATCGCCGGGAAAACCTTATTCCCGACAGGCTGATAGCCGTGCTCAGCGGCATCGCCAGACTAAGCGGGGAAGGGATGAATATATTGCTGGTAAAATCCAATGCGATGATGGCCGCCATTCATCAGTTCGGGCTGGAAGAACAGCTCAGGCTTACCGAACAGGCAGGCGTCAAAATATGTGAATTATGGCCTTCCTATCTTGATGTTATATCGTTTATGCTTTCTGACTATTGCCTGGGGCTTTATACAGACAGTGGAGGACTGCAGGAAGAAGCACATATACTCCGTGTTCCCTGTCTTACCTTACGATATTCAACAGACCGTCCTGAAACCATCCTGGATGCCGGCGGCAACCTGTTACTTCCTCCGGTTTCGGAAAAATTCATCTGCCACAACACCCTTAATGCCTTTGACAACACTTCCCGCTGGGCTCATCAGGACACTGACAATATTTATGGAAACAAGGTGGCTGATTTAATCGTTGAGAAATTAAAGCACTACACTCCCCAATATAATGCGGCCAGGAGAATGCTCACCTATTAA